Part of the Sulfitobacter sp. D7 genome, GCATCTGGTCTTGAAAGATGGGAAATTGCAGGCCTCCTTCATGGCGAAGGGCGGCAAGCGGGTCCGCCGCCAGATCGCTAACCGCACCCTGATGCGCGCCTTGGAGAAAATCCGCGATCTGCCGGGCGCGGACCTGCTGACCTGGCTCGACGAAGAGGGGGAGCCGCGCAGGCTGACTTCTTCGGCCCTGAATGATTATATCGCCGAGGCCGCTGGCGCCGAAGGGTTCTCTGCCAAGACCTTTCGCACATGGGCCGGGTCTGTCGCGGCCTTTGACGTGGCGCTAAAGGACGACAAACTGACCATCAAAGCCATGGCCGAAGCGGCGGCCCAACGGCTGCACAACACGCCCACCATTGCGCGCAACAGCTATATCCATCCGCAGGTCATCGACCTTTGCCAGAACCCCCAAGACCTGCCGGACCCACCTGATATTGACGATATGACCCAAGCCGAACGGGGGCTTCTGGCCTTTTTGCGCAGCACCGCGTGACCCTGAATTGACGGGACGGGCGAACTTTAACCGCGCTCAGGCATTGTTAACATGAATAGTGGTATCGCCCGGCTTCAGAAGGACTGAAATTTTATGAACGAGACAGGTGGGCCAACTCTCAGCGGTGTCCTTGACCAGATGGAGCATCTGTCCGGCGGCGCGGATCGGCAGATTACCGTAGAAGAGATCATCGATTGTCTGGGCAAACATTCATTTGCTTCGACGATCCTGACCTTCAGCCTGATCTCTACCTCTCCGGCCAGCGGCATCCCCGGCTTTACGGCGTTTATCGGGTTGGTGGTCTTGTTTCTGGTGGTGCAGATGATCTTTGGCCGCGAAAGCCTGTGGCTACCGGGCTTTATCATGCGCCGCGACATCGCTGCGAAGAAGCTGCGTGCGGGGGTGCGCTGGCTGCGCCGCCCGGTGGATTTCGTGGATCAATATTTGCATCAGCGGTCGACCTTCATCCTGCACCGCCCGTGGATTTACTTGCCGCTGTTGATGGTGATGGCCCTGTCGATGTTCATGCCGTTCATGGAAATCGTGCCCACTTCCGGCTCTATCGCCTCGGCCATGATCGCCATTTTCGCGGCGGGCTATCTGATGCGCGACGGCAGGGTCGTGATTTTTTCGATGGTCTTGATGTCCCTGCTTCCCGTGGGGGTTGCATGGTTCTTTCTTGGGCGCTGAAAAAATAATCGCAGCGGTTTGCCATGCTGCGCCTGCAAAAGAATTGACCAAAGCCGACCAAGCTGGGAACCTTTACCAACCTAAACCATTAAACCGTTAGTGGTGGTCGGCGTTCCGCCTTAGCAGGCTCGGCGGCCAAAAATTGATTGTTCCCGAGGCATAAAATGGCTGGCAGATTAATTGTAATCTCAAATCGCATCCCGTCAGAGGCCGCCCCCTCCGGTGGGTTGGTCTATGCGCTTCATGAAACCCTGCGCAAGATCGGCGGCATCTGGATCGGGTCGCACCCGGAAACCACCGAAACCCCGTCAGAGAGCCTGAGCGAATATGGCGATCAGGGCAAATACACCCGGCTGAGCTTCAGCCTCAGCCCCGAAGACTACAAGAATTTCTACCTCGGTTTTTCGAACTCGGTGCTTTGGCCGGTCTGTCACCGTCGCGGCGATCTGGTGGAGTTGGACCGGGGGTTCGAGCGGGGCTACAGCGCCGTTAACGCGCGCCTTGCGCGGCAGGTGATGAAGGTGGCCCGGCCGGACGATATGATCTGGGTGCACGACTACCACTTCTTTCCCCTCGCGACAGAACTGCGCAAACTGGGTTTTGCAGGTAAGATCGGGTTTTTCCTGCATATTCCTTTCCCCGCATTGGGCGATATGGGCGCCCTCCCGCGGGAGGCCAATCTGGCGCATTGGCTGGCGGACTATGACCTTGTGGGCCTGCAAACCCGCGCTGACGTGGCGCGTTGCCTTGAAATGTTCCGCGCCGAAACGGACTCCGAATTCTTGATGAACGGCACGATCAAATGCGGCTCTCGGGCAGTGGCGTTGAGATCATTCCCCATCGGGATCGATGTGGAGACCTTTGTGCAGGCCGCCCAAGGCGGCAGCGCGCAGGACCGGCTTGCCGATGATATGGCGGGGGACATCGTGATCGGGGTGGACCGGCTGGACTACTCCAAAGGTCTGCCCAACCGCTTCCGCGCCTTTGGCCGCTATCTGGAAACCCGCGATGAGCGTGAGCGGCGGGTAAGCATGGTCCAGATCGCCCCGCCAAGCCGCGAAGAGGTCGCCGCTTACCGCGAGTTGCGCTACGAATTGGAAGAACTTGTCGGCCGGGTGAACGGCGAACATGGAGAGATCGATTGGACCCCGCTGCGCTATATTCACCGCAACCTTGATCGCGATCTCTTGGCGCGGCTCTACCGCCGTGCGCGGGTGGGGATCGTCACCCCCTTTGCCGATGGGATGAACCTTGTCGCCAAGGAATATGTCGCGGCGCAAGACCCCGAAGACCCCGGCGTGCTGATCCTGTCGCATATGGCCGGGGCCGCCGAAGACCTGACAGATGCTATTCAGGTCAACCCGTACGACATCGAGGACATGAGCGAGGCGCTCAAGACCGCGCTTGCCCTGCCGTTGGAGGAACGCAAACGCCGCCATGCCAGTTGCATGGCGCAGGTGCGGGCGACGGATGTGAACCGCTGGAGCCAGAACTTTGTCGAAGCATTGCAAGCCTGCCTGCCGACGCTGGTGACCAAACCCGTCGCGCGGGAATGGACGGACGCCTAGCGGCGCGCGTCAGGCATCCGGGGCAAAGATCACTTCGGTCTCCCAACCCTTGCATTTCTCTGCTAGCCCGGCGGGCAGGGGCAGATCGGTAAAGAACATATCCACCTCCCGCGCCGAAGCGATGCGCGCCGGGGCGGAGCGTTTGAATTTGGAATGATCCGTCACCAAAAAGGTCTTGCGCGACTGCGCGATGATACATTGGCTGACCCCCACCTCTTCGATATCGAAGTCGAGCAGATCACCATCCGCATCCATGGCCGAACAGCCGATCACCGCGATGTCGAACTTGAACTGGCGGATCGTTTCGATCGTCAGATTGCCAACCAGCCCGCCGTCCATGCGGCGCAGCGCCCCGCCCGTCAGCACGATGCGGCATTCGGGATTGTCGACCAGAATATTGGCGACATTCATGTTGTTCGTCACCACCATCAGATCGCGGTGATGCAGCAGAGCGCGGGCCACCGCCTCGGTGCTGGTGCCGATATTCAGAAAGACCGAACAACCGTCGGGAATATGTTCGGCACAGGCGCGGGCGATGCGAGTCTTAGCCTCTTCGTGCAGATTGCGCCGCTCGGCATAGCCGATGTTGCTGGCCCCCGAAGGCAGCACCGCGCCGCCATGCACCCGCTCAAGCTTACCACTATCGGCCAGTTCCGTAAGGTCACGGCGGATGGTCTGATGGGTCACGCCGAAATGCTCGGCCAGCCCGTCGACGGTGACTTTGCCTTCGCGCCGGGCGATTTCAAGGATGTCGGGATGGCGGAATGTCTGTGAAATGGGTGTCGCTCCTGCCTGCTGTTGGCGCATTATCTCCAGTGTTTTGCCTAACGCAAGCAATCGCGCAGCAGGTTGTGGTTAGCATGTTCGATATACTGGTGAAACGAACATAAACGAAAATAAAACTTGTGCAGATGAGAGTCGTTTCGTAACACTGCCCCTAATTGGACAGTCTGAGCTGGGGGAGGGCCGGATTTTGAACCAACAGCCCGATAGCCATGTGCCCGCTGCCCCGGTCGATCTTTTCGTCATCGGTGGGGGCATCAACGGCGCCGGGATCGCGCGCGACGCCGCAGGACGGGGGCTGAGCGTGACCTTGGCCGAGATGAATGATCTGGCCTCGGCGACCTCTTCGGCCTCGACCAAACTGTTCCACGGCGGGCTGCGCTACCTTGAGTATTTCGAGATCGGCCTCGTGCGCCACGCGCTGACCGAGCGCGAAGTGCTGCTGAAAGCGATGCCGCATATCTCTTGGCCGATGCGTTTCGTGCTGCCCTATCACCGCGACATGCGGTTTGAGGGGGACACGCCGACCTCCAAATTGCTACGGCTGTTCATGCCTTGGATGCGGGGCCGCCGCCCGGCGTGGCTGATCCGCTTGGGCCTGTTTCTCTATGACAATCTCGGTGGTCGCGAGATCCTGCCCGCCACCCGCAGCCTGTCACTGCGCGGTACGCCCGAGGGGGCACCGCTGGAAGATCGCTTCGAGAAAGCCTTTGAGTATTCCGACTGCTGGATCGAGGATTCGCGCCTTGTGGTGCTGAACGCCCGCGATGCGGAATTGCGCGGCGCACGCATCATGACCCGGACCAAGGTGATCTCGGCCGACCGCAATGCCGAAGGTTGGGCTGTCACGGTGGAGCATGGCGCCGATGGTCAGCGCGAGGTGATCCAAGCGAAGATGCTGGTCAACGCGGGCGGCCCGTGGGTGGGCGAGATCATCCACAACACTGCGCGGCTGAACTCCTCCGAAGGGGTGCGGCTGGTGCGCGGCAGCCATATCGTGACCAAGCGGCTTTACGATCACGACAAATGCTATTTCTTCCAAGGCACCGATGGGCGGATCATCTTCACGATCCCCTATGAGCAAGATTTCACGCTAATCGGCACCACGGATGCGGATCACCCCGATCCTTCCGTCACCCCGGAATGCACCCCCGAAGAGCAGGATTACCTGATCAACTTCGTGAACGGCTATCTCAAGCAGGACATCACCCGCAAAGACATCGTCTGGACCTATTCCGGCGTGCGCCCGCTTTATGACGATGGGGCC contains:
- a CDS encoding DNA topoisomerase IB, which codes for MTAPSTLRYYPDSKPGIARRRCGRGFSYHAPDGRCIKDKAERERLVKLAVPPAYEQVWISPHVNGHLQATGFDARGRKQYRYHPLWSEAQAQEKYASLPEFAETLPRIRRRVRRDLKEELGERDFALAAAVAMIDRLSLRVGNQVYAKTNRTYGTLTLKRRHLVLKDGKLQASFMAKGGKRVRRQIANRTLMRALEKIRDLPGADLLTWLDEEGEPRRLTSSALNDYIAEAAGAEGFSAKTFRTWAGSVAAFDVALKDDKLTIKAMAEAAAQRLHNTPTIARNSYIHPQVIDLCQNPQDLPDPPDIDDMTQAERGLLAFLRSTA
- a CDS encoding exopolysaccharide biosynthesis protein produces the protein MNETGGPTLSGVLDQMEHLSGGADRQITVEEIIDCLGKHSFASTILTFSLISTSPASGIPGFTAFIGLVVLFLVVQMIFGRESLWLPGFIMRRDIAAKKLRAGVRWLRRPVDFVDQYLHQRSTFILHRPWIYLPLLMVMALSMFMPFMEIVPTSGSIASAMIAIFAAGYLMRDGRVVIFSMVLMSLLPVGVAWFFLGR
- a CDS encoding alpha,alpha-trehalose-phosphate synthase (UDP-forming); translation: MAGRLIVISNRIPSEAAPSGGLVYALHETLRKIGGIWIGSHPETTETPSESLSEYGDQGKYTRLSFSLSPEDYKNFYLGFSNSVLWPVCHRRGDLVELDRGFERGYSAVNARLARQVMKVARPDDMIWVHDYHFFPLATELRKLGFAGKIGFFLHIPFPALGDMGALPREANLAHWLADYDLVGLQTRADVARCLEMFRAETDSEFLMNGTIKCGSRAVALRSFPIGIDVETFVQAAQGGSAQDRLADDMAGDIVIGVDRLDYSKGLPNRFRAFGRYLETRDERERRVSMVQIAPPSREEVAAYRELRYELEELVGRVNGEHGEIDWTPLRYIHRNLDRDLLARLYRRARVGIVTPFADGMNLVAKEYVAAQDPEDPGVLILSHMAGAAEDLTDAIQVNPYDIEDMSEALKTALALPLEERKRRHASCMAQVRATDVNRWSQNFVEALQACLPTLVTKPVAREWTDA
- a CDS encoding DeoR/GlpR family DNA-binding transcription regulator — its product is MSQTFRHPDILEIARREGKVTVDGLAEHFGVTHQTIRRDLTELADSGKLERVHGGAVLPSGASNIGYAERRNLHEEAKTRIARACAEHIPDGCSVFLNIGTSTEAVARALLHHRDLMVVTNNMNVANILVDNPECRIVLTGGALRRMDGGLVGNLTIETIRQFKFDIAVIGCSAMDADGDLLDFDIEEVGVSQCIIAQSRKTFLVTDHSKFKRSAPARIASAREVDMFFTDLPLPAGLAEKCKGWETEVIFAPDA
- the glpD gene encoding glycerol-3-phosphate dehydrogenase, with the protein product MNQQPDSHVPAAPVDLFVIGGGINGAGIARDAAGRGLSVTLAEMNDLASATSSASTKLFHGGLRYLEYFEIGLVRHALTEREVLLKAMPHISWPMRFVLPYHRDMRFEGDTPTSKLLRLFMPWMRGRRPAWLIRLGLFLYDNLGGREILPATRSLSLRGTPEGAPLEDRFEKAFEYSDCWIEDSRLVVLNARDAELRGARIMTRTKVISADRNAEGWAVTVEHGADGQREVIQAKMLVNAGGPWVGEIIHNTARLNSSEGVRLVRGSHIVTKRLYDHDKCYFFQGTDGRIIFTIPYEQDFTLIGTTDADHPDPSVTPECTPEEQDYLINFVNGYLKQDITRKDIVWTYSGVRPLYDDGASSATAATRDYTLKVDETGGAPILNVFGGKITTYRKLAEDALDLIAPHFGGLSDHWTAGVALPGGDFPVDGVAQLIARLKADYDFLDESWAARLIRAYGTDAWAMMGAAKTLADMGEHFGATLTAGEVAWLMNKEYALSAEDVVWRRSKSGLRMDEAQLARLDEWMQMRAAKQAASAAE